The sequence ATCTCGATGAACCAATTAAAATAGGCCAGGGAAATTGGTATACTATTTACCCTTATAGAGATAATATTGAACAAACAAATTCTCTACATTTTGTTTCACTTAAAGTTCAAAAAAAAGATAAAATTGTTATTTCAGGAATTTCTATTGATGGAGGTTCATCTGACGCGATTATTTTGAATGAAATTCAGAATTACAATTCAAGGAATGAGACTTTTAGTCCATTTGAATCTATTTGCGTATCTAAAAAAATGATTCTTAACAATCCAAATAGTGATGAAGAACTATCTATTATTAGTAGTGATCAAAATTTTATATGGTTTGAATCTGTAATTTCTAATTTTGGAAAAAGCAAGATTGATATCATTTTCTCTATATATAATTTAGATGACGATGGTAATCAGCAAAGTTTATATGGTTGCTTTTGTTTTCCTTTGCATTTCAAAATTTATGAGTAAACTTTACATAGAATTCATTTCTGATTTTTTTTTCAAAACTTTATTTCGAAACAAGAGAAAATGTAACAAATGCTTTTTCAAAAATAAATAATCAAATAATTTCCCAAAGATTCCAAATGGTGTTTCATACTGCAAAATATCTTGCATTATGGTAATACCATTTTTTACTTCGAATAAATGTTGATGTTTAAAGCTATTAAATTTCCCCTTCAATTGCTCGTCTATAAAATAAGTGTAAAAATCCATTTCTGAAATAATACTTTGATGTTGTAAATAAAAACCAAAGTGTTTTCCTTTCCAAGTCACAGTTTCTCCTTTTTCAATTAATCCAGAAGTTTTTCCAGCTATCGCTTTTTCATGAGTTTGACTCGCTGATTCTTGGTGCAAATCGATATCACGACTATTATTAAATACGACTTCAATAGGAGCATTAATTTCTGTTGTGAGATATATGGTTGTCATTTTAAATCTATTGATGTATTTACTAATCTTTGACAAAATTTTACTAATTAAAAAACTTTGTCAAAGATATTTGTTTCAATAACTATCCATTAATTACTAAAGGTTGTACTTTCTGATTTTCATTTGCTTTACGTTTTCCTCTAAAGAATAAATATAAATTTAAAAACAGCATGATTCCTAAGTAGATTGAAAAACCACCAATTTTATAACTTAAATTTTCAATTAATGATTGATACGAGTTGTCATTAATACTCATTTCTAATATTCGTAAAGCAAAACCAAGGTTTAAGAGGTAAAAACCTGTTTCGAATAGTTTATTTGTCGCTAAAGCAATTTCTTCTCGACCTTTAAAAATGTCGAGCATGTAAATTTTGCTATTATTAAAAAGTGTTTTTGAAACATAATAGGTTAAGAACAAAGCAACTGGTAAATAAATAGCGTAACCGATTAAAATTTTTGAAGTTTCCATAATTCTGATTTTAAATTAATTTTTTAATGTATTTAGTAAGTAAAAAAATATTGATGTAATGCATCACTGCAATTGTTATTATGATAATTGCAGATTTTGAAGCGATAATTTCAATTAAATGATTTGTAGTTATTATTCTTTGCCAAGAAACAATAGTCATGGCACAATAGCCAATATTGAGTAAATAATAACCAATTAGTAACATCTGATTAATTCTCTGACAAAGTTCTTCATGATCAGGAATTAGCTGTGAAACATAAATATTTCCATTATTAAAACATATTTTACCCACTTTTATGATGATGAAAAAAGTAATGATAAAATAAATGAGGTAGCCAATGATATTCAAGTTCATGATACTAAATCATTAAAGGTTTTCTCAATTGTATCGTACTTAAACCTAAATCCTTTTTGAAGTAATCGATCTGGAATTACGTTTCTGCTTTTCAAAACTAATTCAGGTTCTGTTCCAATCATTTTTGCTCCTAATCTCAAAAGAAACAAAGGTGTTGGTAAACCAATTGGCATTCCAATAGCTTTTCGCAATTGCTTCATGAATTGCTCATTCTTTATTGGTTTTAGTGAAACAACATTAATCACTCCAGTCAATTTTTCTTGTAGAATAAACTCAATAGCTCTTACCATGTCTAGTTCATGAATCCAACTCACGAATTGACTCCCTTTCCCTTGTTTTCCTCCTAGTCCAAACTGAGCCAATCGTTTTAAAGGAATAAATGCACCACCTTTTTTGCCTAAAACAATTGAGGTTCGCAAAGCCGTTTTTAAAGTATTCTTAGTTGGCACTTCAAAAAAAGTTTGCTCCCAAGTTTTGGCTACATTCATAGAGAAGTCGTCTCCTATTTCTCCATTTTCTTCCGTCATTTGTTTGTCTTCAGAATGTCTGTAAATAGTAGCTGTTGATGAGTTTAACCAATGCTTTGGTGGATTTGCACAACTTAAAACCGCAATATTTAAAACAGCAGTACTATCAACTCTTGATGCTAGAATTTCTTTTTTATTTTCATCTGTGTAACGACAATCTACTGATTTCCCAGCAAGGTTTATTAATACATCTGCATTTTCTAATTCGTTTTCCCAACCTGTTAGTGTTTTGGCATCCCAATGCACATATTTTACTTTGTCTTTTATTTGATCAGTACCTCTTGTTAAAACTACAATTTCAGTATATTCTTTTTTAAAATAATTGACTAGAACTTGACCTAAAAAACCAGTTCCCGCAGCTATGATTATTTTTTTCATTTGTTATAAATTTAGGATGAATAGTAATGCAATAATTCGATATAAAATCCATGTTAGTGTTAAAAACTTAGGCAACTGTAAAAGGCTTACTCTTCTATAATGTTCCAATATCATTAAGTTTACAGTTAGTCCAAACCAACTTAAAATAACATATTCATTTATTAATGTAAATTGGTTTAACAATAGAATTGGTAATAACATTAAACTTCCCATTACAGAAACAGTAACTAGATTCCCAATATAGTTGAATTGCTTTTGTTTGCTTAATTTTAGAATAAATAGAAATTGAAAGCCAATTTGTCCGACTGCTAAAAGTAATTCTCTAGTAAAATTCCCTTTTGGCAAAAGAGAAATCATTTCTGCGTATTGAAACAAAACAATGGCTGTGAAAAGAGTAGCAAAAACGATGTATAACAATCTATATTTCACGTTAAAACTAGGAACACATTGAATAGTAGTATCACTTGTAATTTTGCTTGGAGCAATTACTTTTCTATTATAAGAAATAAACTTGTATAGTTTTTTTAAGCAATAATTTATTGGTTTCCA is a genomic window of Flavobacterium jumunjinense containing:
- a CDS encoding SRPBCC family protein, whose protein sequence is MTTIYLTTEINAPIEVVFNNSRDIDLHQESASQTHEKAIAGKTSGLIEKGETVTWKGKHFGFYLQHQSIISEMDFYTYFIDEQLKGKFNSFKHQHLFEVKNGITIMQDILQYETPFGIFGKLFDYLFLKKHLLHFLLFRNKVLKKKSEMNSM
- a CDS encoding TIGR01777 family oxidoreductase produces the protein MKKIIIAAGTGFLGQVLVNYFKKEYTEIVVLTRGTDQIKDKVKYVHWDAKTLTGWENELENADVLINLAGKSVDCRYTDENKKEILASRVDSTAVLNIAVLSCANPPKHWLNSSTATIYRHSEDKQMTEENGEIGDDFSMNVAKTWEQTFFEVPTKNTLKTALRTSIVLGKKGGAFIPLKRLAQFGLGGKQGKGSQFVSWIHELDMVRAIEFILQEKLTGVINVVSLKPIKNEQFMKQLRKAIGMPIGLPTPLFLLRLGAKMIGTEPELVLKSRNVIPDRLLQKGFRFKYDTIEKTFNDLVS
- a CDS encoding inclusion body family protein; this translates as MTPSISIIQKTTFKILIVIDTIEIKQKYPNPNNNLDEPIKIGQGNWYTIYPYRDNIEQTNSLHFVSLKVQKKDKIVISGISIDGGSSDAIILNEIQNYNSRNETFSPFESICVSKKMILNNPNSDEELSIISSDQNFIWFESVISNFGKSKIDIIFSIYNLDDDGNQQSLYGCFCFPLHFKIYE
- a CDS encoding DCC1-like thiol-disulfide oxidoreductase family protein: MKTLTNHMLLYDEDCPMCNLYTAVFIKANMLDKNGRKPFVTLTNEEQNYIDLDRAKDEIALVDTKNKTTLYGIDSLLKVIGNSFPWMEKVGNWKPINYCLKKLYKFISYNRKVIAPSKITSDTTIQCVPSFNVKYRLLYIVFATLFTAIVLFQYAEMISLLPKGNFTRELLLAVGQIGFQFLFILKLSKQKQFNYIGNLVTVSVMGSLMLLPILLLNQFTLINEYVILSWFGLTVNLMILEHYRRVSLLQLPKFLTLTWILYRIIALLFILNL